The Thermosynechococcus sp. HN-54 DNA segment CATTGTCGAGGCACCTGTCCCTTCCCCCCTTCCCCAACTTCAGGTGCCCAATACGCTAACTGCCTATCAACGCTTGGGGCAGTGGTGGCGGCAGCAATGTCCAGCCAACGTCATTGCCGTTACTGGCTCGGTGGGCAAAACCACCACCAAGGAAATGATTGCCGCTGTCCTTAGTCACTATGGCGCCGTCCTCAAAACCGAGGCCAACTTTAACAACGAGATTGGTGTGCCCAAAACGCTGCTGCAACTGGAACCGCACCACCAATTTGCCGTGATTGAAATGGGAATGCGTGCTCGCGGTGAAATTGCTCTTTTGAGCCAGATCGCTCAACCGGATGTTGCTGTGATTACCAATGTTGGTACCGCCCATATTGGTCGCCTTGGTTCGCGCGAAGCCATTGCCCAAGCCAAGTGTGAACTTCTTGCTGAAATGCCCTCAGGGGGAGCCGCAGTGCTCAATGCCGATAGCCCCCTCCTCTTGTCCACCGCAGCGCAGGTCTGGTCAGGGCACACGATCACCTATGGCCTTGAGGGGGGCACCCTACGGGGAATCTATCAACCGCCCCAAACCCTCCACGTGGATGAACGCACCTACACCGTTCCCCTTGCGGGGGCACACCATGCCCTCAACTTTTTGGCAGCCCTTGGGGTGCTGCAAGCCCTTGGCCTAGAGAGCGATCGCCTGCCCTCCCAGTTGACGCTAGAACTGCCCAGTGGTCGTGGTGGTCGCTATCGCCTCGAGCCGGATATTCTGCTGCTGGATGAAACGTACAATGCGGGATTGGAATCGATGGTGGCCGCCTTGCACCTGTTGCGATCGCTCCCCGGTCGGCGGCATTTAGCGGTTCTAGGTCCGATGCGGGAACTGGGAGACTTTTCGATTGCTTTCCATGAGCAGGTGGGGGCAACGGTTGCTCAGTTGGAGCTTGATGCTCTATTGATTCTTGATCGGGGGGTGGAAGGGGCAGCCCTTGCGCGGGGAGCGGGGCGCGTTCCCACTCAGCAATTTGCCTCCCATGAAGAATTGGTGGACTATTTGTTGAGGGAGTTAAAAGCGGGCGATCGCCTCCTCTTTAAGGCCTCCCATGCCGTCGCCCTTGATCGGGTCGTGACTGACCTGCGGCAGCGCTGGGAAAAAATTTGCCCTTAGAGGCTGGCAAGGCTTGTCAAGGATAGTCAACTACGCTACGATGAAAAATCGTCAATGTTCCTCAGTAGCTCAGTGGTAGAGCGGTCGGCTGTTAACCGATTGGTCGCTGGTTCGAATCCGGCCTGAGGAGTTCAATAACTGGAGCCACGATAGCGACGACGACGCTGTCCTTCCTCATCCCCTTTGGGCGCTGGCGCAGTGTCGGCAACGGTGCTAATCCCACGGTATTGGGTAGGGGGTGCAGGTGTAGATGGTGGAGCAGATGGAGGGGCTGGGGGGGGTGTTGGTGTGGCTGCGGCTGGTGTGGGTGCTGTTAAGCGACTGAGGCTCTCCATCAGGGCATCCTGCTGAATTGGTAGGGCATCGAGAATCTCCAGCACCCGAGTCAAATGGGAAACGGCGGTAGCAATCAAACTCGACTCTTGAATCCCCGGTAAGAGATCTACAGCCCCCATCCGCAAAGCCCAACGCCGTTCCGCTGCACTAATTTGGCGATCCTGACCAGCAGTAATCACCACAGGTATCCCCGGAAAGCGGGACTGAGCCACCTGACAAAAGCGGTAGGGATTGGTTACCGTCATGCCCATATCCAACAGGAGCAATTGGGGCAAGGCTAAACCAGCCGTTTCCATGCCCTCTAGCACAGCAAGAATGTCAGCATCAAGGTTTTCCCAAATCACAGTGATGTTTTGACTGCTGAGGATGTGATGCCAAATTTCCCCCTGCCGTTGGAGGGCTTGTGTCATGAGTATCGTTGTCATAAATGCCTAAATCCTTCGACGGTTGCGAGGGCGATCGCGATGTTAAAAAGACTTAACACTACAATGACAGGTTGGCGATCGCAGAGATGTTCACAGAGAACAGTCGCGCCAACTCCCCCTAGGGAACTGCTACCATTTCCAATAATTCTGCCACACAGGCACGCCCTGAACGGCCAGCCGTTGTAATCAACCGATGAGCCAACACGTGGGGAGCTAACTGCTTGACATCATCGGGCAGAACATAGTCACGCCCTTGGAGAAAGGCTAGAGCCTGAGCCGTGCGCTGGAGCATGACGGTACCGCGAGGACTCACTCCCAAGGTAATGCGATCGCTCTCACGGCTGGCGCGCACCAAAGCAAGCATATATTTTTGCAGGACTGAATCTACCCGCACCTGTAGCACCTGTTGCCGCAACTGTTGGATCTCCGCCAAGCTCAGGCAGGGTTCCAGTTGATTGACATCTAGCCCCCCCTGTACCCGTTGCAGCATTTGCAGCTCTTCTTCCTCCGTGGGGTAGCCCAAACTAAAACAGAGGGCAAAGCGATCCAACTGGGCTTCTGGCAGCGGAAACGTGCCTTGGTATTCTACGGGGTTCTGGGTGGCAATGACAAAAAAGGGCTGAGGGAGAGGATACGTGACACCATCAATCGTGACTTGGTACTCCTCCATTACTTCTAGCAGTGCTGATTGGGTACGCGGTGTGGCGCGGTTAATCTCATCCGCCAGCAGGATATTGCAGAAGACAGGACCGGGGCGAAACTCAAATTCTGCCGTTTTGGGATTCCAGATATTGGTGCCCGATAAATCCGTTGGCAGTAGATCGGGTGTGGCTTGGATACGCTGAAAGGTGCCCGCCAGCGATCGCGCCAAGGCCTTGGCCAAGAGCGTTTTCCCCACCCCCGGCACATCCTCTAGCAAGACGTGTCCCCCGGCTAACAAGCCCACCAACATCAACTCAATGGCGGCGTCTTTGCCCACCATCACCTGTCCTAGGTTATCAACCAGTCGCTGTAGGGGTTCACGCATAGGAGACCACTCGTTTTAGAAGATCA contains these protein-coding regions:
- the murF gene encoding UDP-N-acetylmuramoyl-tripeptide--D-alanyl-D-alanine ligase is translated as MNTTLGAIARALGVEVSASHLPVTGICTDSRQITPGNVFLALRGETFDGHQFVDQAAAAGAIALIVEAPVPSPLPQLQVPNTLTAYQRLGQWWRQQCPANVIAVTGSVGKTTTKEMIAAVLSHYGAVLKTEANFNNEIGVPKTLLQLEPHHQFAVIEMGMRARGEIALLSQIAQPDVAVITNVGTAHIGRLGSREAIAQAKCELLAEMPSGGAAVLNADSPLLLSTAAQVWSGHTITYGLEGGTLRGIYQPPQTLHVDERTYTVPLAGAHHALNFLAALGVLQALGLESDRLPSQLTLELPSGRGGRYRLEPDILLLDETYNAGLESMVAALHLLRSLPGRRHLAVLGPMRELGDFSIAFHEQVGATVAQLELDALLILDRGVEGAALARGAGRVPTQQFASHEELVDYLLRELKAGDRLLFKASHAVALDRVVTDLRQRWEKICP
- a CDS encoding MoxR family ATPase — encoded protein: MREPLQRLVDNLGQVMVGKDAAIELMLVGLLAGGHVLLEDVPGVGKTLLAKALARSLAGTFQRIQATPDLLPTDLSGTNIWNPKTAEFEFRPGPVFCNILLADEINRATPRTQSALLEVMEEYQVTIDGVTYPLPQPFFVIATQNPVEYQGTFPLPEAQLDRFALCFSLGYPTEEEELQMLQRVQGGLDVNQLEPCLSLAEIQQLRQQVLQVRVDSVLQKYMLALVRASRESDRITLGVSPRGTVMLQRTAQALAFLQGRDYVLPDDVKQLAPHVLAHRLITTAGRSGRACVAELLEMVAVP